One region of Chloroflexota bacterium genomic DNA includes:
- the mutS gene encoding DNA mismatch repair protein MutS, with protein sequence MTTPMRRQYLQIKKQFPDTIVLFRLGDFYETFDEDAKIVSQVCDIVLTSRPVGKGQRVPLAGVPHHAVEGYIARLVNAGHRVALVEQVADEATRGLMSREVVRVITPGTVVEPALLDAKRNNYLAAAVVDGDRAGVAYIDITTGEFRTTQLNGEVLTQVRQELERLSPAECLVMEDSPLVAFLGDTMHISEYEGWHFEEGNARRALLEHFGVASLAGYGCEGLPLAVRAAGAIIHYLKEMQKGALAQVTGLSTYSTASFMNLDAATRRNLELTATIRTGAVKGSLLGVLDDTVTPMGGRLLRQWVNQPLLDLQALEKRLSAVDAFYQDTPRRLQVIAVLKRIGDLERLINRVLGNIAGPRDLIALKSSLEAVPELLSALREMDREVIPLGELDPCPDVVALISQAIVPEPPATIAAGGVIAPGFSAELDGIAAAARDAKVWVASLEATERRRTGIKSLKVGYNKVFGYYIEVTKSNLAQVPADYVRKQTLVNAERFITPELKEKEALILNAEERMAELEAQIFRQVCEQVGAAGSRILQTARNIALVDVYSALAEVARRNNYTRPVLTDGDSIEIIAGRHPVVELTMREEPFVPNDTRLSPDEEILVITGPNMSGKSTYLRQVALIVLMAQIGSFVPADAATIGLVDRIFTRVGAQDEISAGQSTFMVEMIETANILHHATNKSLLILDEIGRGTSTYDGISIAWAVVEYIHNHPRLRAKTLFATHYHELTELADILPRVRNYNVAVAEEGDRVIFLRKIVPGGADRSYGIHVAQLAGLPRTVVHRAEEILAQLEREAERVPIRRLPPRPAGQAQQLPLFAADHPVLEELRRLDVMSLSPLEALNKLYELQKKLQSEK encoded by the coding sequence ATGACCACGCCGATGCGGCGGCAGTATCTCCAGATCAAGAAGCAGTTCCCCGATACGATCGTTCTATTCCGCCTGGGCGATTTCTACGAGACCTTTGACGAAGATGCGAAAATCGTCTCCCAGGTGTGCGACATTGTGTTGACCTCGCGGCCGGTGGGGAAGGGCCAGCGCGTGCCATTGGCGGGGGTGCCTCACCACGCCGTGGAGGGCTACATCGCCCGCCTGGTGAACGCCGGACACCGGGTGGCTTTGGTGGAGCAGGTGGCCGACGAGGCAACTCGGGGGTTGATGTCGCGCGAGGTGGTGCGGGTGATCACCCCGGGGACGGTGGTGGAGCCGGCGCTGCTGGATGCCAAGCGCAATAACTATCTGGCCGCTGCTGTGGTAGATGGCGACCGGGCGGGCGTGGCTTACATTGACATAACGACGGGAGAATTTCGCACCACCCAGTTGAATGGAGAGGTGCTCACCCAGGTGCGGCAGGAACTGGAGCGCCTGAGCCCGGCGGAATGCCTGGTGATGGAAGATAGCCCGCTGGTTGCCTTTTTGGGCGACACTATGCACATCAGCGAATACGAGGGCTGGCATTTCGAGGAGGGGAACGCCCGCCGCGCGTTGCTGGAGCATTTCGGGGTGGCTTCATTGGCTGGATACGGCTGTGAAGGGTTACCGCTGGCGGTACGGGCGGCAGGCGCAATTATCCACTACCTCAAGGAGATGCAGAAGGGCGCGCTGGCCCAAGTTACTGGACTCTCCACGTATTCCACCGCGAGTTTCATGAACTTGGATGCAGCCACGCGGCGCAATCTGGAACTGACCGCCACCATCCGTACCGGCGCAGTGAAGGGCTCGCTCTTGGGCGTGCTGGACGATACGGTAACGCCTATGGGTGGGCGACTGCTGCGCCAATGGGTGAACCAGCCCCTGCTCGATCTCCAGGCCTTGGAAAAACGCCTCTCGGCGGTGGATGCTTTCTACCAGGACACTCCGCGGCGCCTCCAAGTCATCGCCGTTCTCAAACGCATCGGTGACCTGGAGCGGCTCATCAACCGTGTGCTGGGGAATATCGCTGGGCCACGTGACCTGATTGCCCTCAAATCCTCGCTGGAAGCAGTGCCGGAACTACTCTCCGCCCTGCGGGAGATGGATCGCGAGGTGATCCCGCTGGGTGAACTGGATCCTTGCCCCGACGTGGTGGCTCTGATTTCTCAGGCCATCGTCCCTGAGCCCCCGGCCACCATCGCTGCCGGCGGTGTGATCGCGCCCGGTTTCTCCGCTGAACTGGATGGTATTGCGGCCGCCGCCCGCGACGCCAAAGTATGGGTGGCCAGCCTCGAGGCGACGGAACGCCGGCGAACGGGTATTAAATCCCTCAAAGTGGGCTACAACAAGGTCTTCGGCTATTACATCGAGGTGACCAAGAGCAATCTGGCGCAAGTCCCCGCTGATTACGTGCGCAAACAGACCTTGGTCAACGCAGAACGCTTCATCACCCCCGAACTGAAGGAGAAGGAAGCACTCATCCTCAACGCCGAGGAACGCATGGCCGAACTGGAAGCGCAGATTTTCCGCCAGGTGTGCGAGCAGGTGGGGGCCGCGGGGAGCCGAATCCTGCAGACGGCGCGGAATATCGCCCTGGTGGATGTCTATAGTGCTTTGGCGGAGGTGGCCCGACGCAATAACTACACCCGACCCGTCCTCACAGACGGTGACAGCATCGAGATCATCGCCGGGCGGCACCCGGTGGTGGAACTGACGATGCGCGAGGAACCGTTTGTGCCCAATGACACGCGTTTGTCGCCCGATGAAGAGATCCTGGTGATTACGGGGCCCAATATGAGCGGGAAGTCCACCTACCTGCGCCAGGTGGCGTTGATCGTGCTGATGGCCCAGATCGGCTCCTTCGTCCCTGCTGATGCCGCCACTATCGGCCTGGTGGATCGCATCTTCACCCGTGTGGGGGCCCAAGATGAGATCAGCGCTGGCCAGAGCACATTCATGGTGGAGATGATCGAGACGGCGAATATCTTGCACCATGCCACTAACAAGAGCCTGCTCATTTTGGACGAGATCGGGCGTGGGACCAGCACGTATGATGGTATTTCCATCGCCTGGGCAGTGGTGGAGTACATTCACAATCACCCTCGCCTGCGAGCCAAGACCTTGTTTGCTACCCATTACCACGAACTGACCGAATTGGCAGATATCTTGCCTCGGGTGCGCAATTATAATGTAGCAGTGGCCGAGGAAGGCGACCGAGTGATATTCCTGCGCAAGATCGTCCCGGGTGGCGCGGACCGCAGTTACGGCATCCACGTGGCTCAATTGGCGGGCCTGCCTCGAACAGTGGTGCATCGGGCGGAGGAGATATTGGCTCAGTTGGAGCGCGAAGCAGAGCGGGTGCCCATCCGCAGACTTCCGCCGCGTCCGGCAGGACAAGCGCAGCAATTGCCCCTTTTCGCTGCCGATCACCCGGTTCTGGAGGAACTGCGGCGGCTGGATGTGATGAGTTTGTCGCCGCTGGAGGCACTGAACAAACTGTACGAATTGCAGAAAAAACTCCAGTCGGAAAAATAA
- the mobB gene encoding molybdopterin-guanine dinucleotide biosynthesis protein B yields the protein MKPVVSVVGKSGVGKTAFLEKLIAELKRRGYTVATVKHDRHDFEIDHPGKDTWRHAMAGADVVAISSPQRMAMIRRVRAELSLDEVVGLLPDVDIVLTEGYKQGDKPKIEVSRREKGRELLCEEGELFALVTDQPFSLNVPQFDLDDAAGVADLLEERFLRRGLTSEEA from the coding sequence ATGAAGCCGGTGGTCTCCGTAGTAGGCAAATCGGGTGTCGGCAAGACCGCTTTTCTGGAGAAACTGATTGCGGAGTTGAAGCGCCGCGGCTATACAGTGGCTACAGTGAAGCACGACCGCCATGACTTCGAGATAGATCATCCTGGCAAAGACACTTGGCGGCACGCCATGGCCGGGGCTGACGTAGTGGCCATCTCCTCGCCCCAACGCATGGCCATGATACGACGGGTGAGGGCAGAACTGAGCCTGGACGAGGTGGTGGGCCTGCTCCCGGATGTGGACATCGTGCTGACGGAGGGATATAAGCAGGGCGACAAGCCGAAAATTGAGGTGTCGCGACGGGAGAAGGGGCGGGAACTCCTGTGCGAGGAGGGGGAATTGTTCGCCCTGGTGACGGATCAACCGTTTTCACTGAATGTGCCGCAGTTTGACCTCGATGATGCGGCGGGAGTGGCAGATTTGTTGGAGGAACGGTTTCTGCGGCGCGGTCTGACATCTGAGGAGGCATAG
- the mtnP gene encoding S-methyl-5'-thioadenosine phosphorylase has protein sequence MEPVKLGIIGGSGVYDMEKLRDVQEVKVKTPFGDPSDAIVVGTLSGQRVAFLPRHGRGHRILPTEVNSRANIYALKSLGVERIVSISACGSMREDYHPRDIVIPDQIFDRTKGRPATFFGEGLVVHISFADPFCPQLSELVYQAAVKTGATVHRGGTFITIEGPQFSTKAESRIYRQWGVDIIGMTALPEAKLAREAEICYATMAHVTDYDVWHETEESVTVAMLIENLLANAAVTKQAIEYLVASLPEERSCECGNALATAIITQRDVIPAETRRKLDLLVGKYLK, from the coding sequence ATGGAGCCAGTCAAACTGGGCATCATTGGCGGGAGCGGCGTGTACGATATGGAGAAACTGCGCGATGTGCAGGAGGTCAAGGTCAAGACCCCCTTCGGGGACCCCAGTGACGCGATCGTGGTCGGCACGCTTTCGGGACAGCGGGTCGCTTTTCTCCCCCGTCACGGGCGCGGGCACCGTATCTTGCCGACCGAAGTCAACTCCCGGGCCAATATCTATGCTCTCAAGTCGCTGGGTGTGGAGCGCATCGTCTCCATTTCCGCCTGCGGCAGCATGCGCGAGGATTATCACCCTCGGGACATCGTGATCCCCGATCAGATCTTCGACCGCACCAAGGGTCGTCCGGCGACCTTTTTTGGCGAGGGGCTGGTGGTACACATCAGTTTCGCGGACCCCTTCTGCCCGCAGTTGAGCGAACTGGTTTACCAGGCGGCGGTGAAGACCGGGGCGACCGTTCATAGGGGTGGCACTTTCATCACCATCGAGGGGCCGCAGTTCTCCACCAAGGCGGAATCCCGCATCTACCGGCAATGGGGCGTGGACATCATCGGCATGACTGCTTTGCCGGAGGCCAAACTGGCCCGTGAGGCGGAGATCTGCTATGCCACTATGGCCCACGTGACGGACTACGACGTGTGGCACGAGACGGAGGAATCGGTGACGGTGGCCATGTTGATCGAGAATTTGCTGGCCAACGCGGCAGTGACCAAGCAGGCCATCGAGTATCTGGTCGCCTCCCTGCCAGAGGAGCGGTCATGCGAGTGTGGCAACGCCCTGGCCACTGCCATCATCACCCAGCGGGATGTGATCCCCGCGGAGACCCGGCGGAAATTGGATTTGCTGGTGGGGAAATACCTGAAGTAG
- the smpB gene encoding SsrA-binding protein SmpB → MAIKTIAVNRKAYHDYAIQETQEAGIVLTGTEIKSIRQGRVNLRDSYVIIRDGEAWMVNVHISPYAQGSRENPNPRRDRKLLLHQREIARLASRVQEKGLTIVPLRLYLKDNRAKVEIGLAKGKKLYDKRAAKAEREADRAIHRALKARRAGEQDE, encoded by the coding sequence GTGGCCATTAAGACCATCGCCGTCAACCGAAAAGCGTATCACGATTATGCCATCCAGGAGACCCAGGAGGCGGGGATTGTCCTGACTGGCACGGAGATCAAGTCTATCCGCCAGGGCCGGGTGAACCTGCGCGATAGTTATGTCATCATCCGGGATGGCGAGGCCTGGATGGTGAACGTTCATATTTCCCCTTATGCCCAGGGCAGTCGCGAGAACCCCAACCCGCGCCGGGATCGAAAACTCCTCTTGCACCAACGGGAGATCGCCCGCCTGGCGAGCCGAGTACAGGAGAAGGGACTGACCATCGTGCCCTTGCGCCTGTACCTGAAGGACAACCGGGCCAAGGTGGAGATTGGGCTGGCCAAGGGCAAGAAACTTTATGACAAGCGGGCGGCGAAGGCAGAGCGCGAGGCCGACCGCGCCATCCACCGGGCATTGAAGGCGCGCCGCGCTGGGGAACAGGACGAGTAA
- a CDS encoding S41 family peptidase, whose amino-acid sequence MDRMRKWITVSFFVTLAAVMIFAAGFGVGRYSSPALGYVANDLPAEQQARFRVFWEAWRILENEFYHTEPLDYQEMIYGATKGLVRSLGDSHTTFLTPTESRIFSEDVQGTFEGIGAEIDERDGHFVIVRPLPNSPAERAGLRPNDEVLQVDGVSVEGLELIHVIALIRGPRGTVVRLLILREGEPEPFEVSIRRETIEMATVESEIRPDGIAYLRLYEFNDAASERIEAALRNLMSQKPKGLILDLRGNPGGFLHVAQRLASQFLSDGIVLIERDRDGHETQHPVKKGGLAVSVPLVVLVDRGTASASEIVAGALQDYGRAVLIGERTFGKGSVQKAFMLSDSSSLRVTVTHWYTPKGRQIEGQGLTPDIEVKLTDEDLEAGRDPQLDRAVSYLLSGK is encoded by the coding sequence ATGGATAGAATGAGAAAGTGGATCACGGTTAGTTTCTTCGTCACACTGGCGGCTGTCATGATCTTTGCCGCCGGTTTTGGTGTGGGCCGCTACTCCTCGCCAGCATTGGGGTACGTGGCGAATGATCTCCCGGCGGAGCAACAGGCCCGTTTCCGCGTGTTCTGGGAGGCCTGGCGCATCCTCGAAAATGAATTCTATCACACCGAGCCGCTGGATTACCAGGAGATGATCTATGGTGCGACCAAGGGGTTGGTTCGCTCCCTTGGCGATAGCCATACCACCTTTTTGACGCCGACCGAGTCCCGGATTTTCAGTGAGGACGTGCAAGGCACTTTTGAGGGCATCGGCGCGGAAATTGACGAGAGAGATGGGCACTTCGTGATCGTGCGCCCCCTGCCCAACTCTCCCGCCGAGCGCGCGGGCTTGCGCCCCAACGATGAGGTGCTCCAGGTGGATGGTGTCTCGGTGGAGGGCCTGGAACTGATCCATGTGATCGCCCTGATCCGCGGGCCACGGGGTACGGTGGTGCGCCTGCTCATCCTGCGGGAGGGCGAGCCGGAGCCATTCGAAGTGTCCATCCGCCGTGAAACCATCGAGATGGCGACGGTGGAGAGCGAGATACGCCCGGATGGGATCGCCTACTTGCGCCTTTACGAATTCAACGATGCGGCCAGCGAGCGCATAGAGGCTGCTTTGCGCAATCTGATGAGCCAAAAGCCGAAGGGCCTGATCCTCGACTTGCGTGGCAATCCCGGTGGCTTCCTGCACGTCGCTCAGCGGCTGGCCAGCCAGTTCTTGAGCGATGGCATCGTCCTGATCGAGCGAGACCGCGATGGTCACGAGACCCAACATCCGGTGAAGAAAGGAGGGCTGGCCGTCTCGGTGCCCTTGGTGGTATTGGTGGATAGGGGCACGGCCAGCGCATCGGAAATTGTGGCCGGTGCGCTGCAGGACTACGGCCGCGCGGTGCTCATCGGCGAGCGGACTTTTGGCAAAGGCTCGGTGCAGAAGGCGTTTATGCTCAGCGATAGTTCCTCGCTCCGGGTGACGGTAACCCACTGGTATACGCCCAAAGGCCGCCAGATTGAGGGACAGGGTCTAACGCCCGACATCGAAGTGAAACTGACCGACGAGGACCTGGAGGCGGGCCGCGATCCCCAACTCGACCGCGCGGTCTCTTACCTGTTATCTGGGAAGTGA
- a CDS encoding S41 family peptidase, whose product MIESERGVWRQWIWLLIAFAVCSAVIFGAGFALGQILSPGTRYPVGNTPVEQQDNFRVFWEAWHIVESDFYARESLDYKNMTYGAIEGMLKSLGDPFTTFVEPTQHRLEQDAYQGKFGGIGALMGTDEDGRIIISSLLEGAPAERAGLRAGDVVLAVDDTDIAGYSIEEAVILVRGPVGTTVRLRIERPGEPEPLVFEIVRQEIDLPTVNWRVLEDGIGYIQITMFSDATPRELRRALESLQGEDASSVVLDLRGNPGGLVNSAVAVTGEFLRGGLVLRERTSSDEETRYSAPLDGKAVDWPLVVLVDGGTASAAEIVAGAIQDYHRALLVGQRTFGKGSVQSIHELSDGSSVHVTIARWLTPNGHEINGQGLTPDVVVETKAEDLAAGRDLQLEEAISLLRTQGVSSSSRPFSDWAEFIPVMVGSYG is encoded by the coding sequence ATGATAGAGTCGGAGCGCGGTGTTTGGCGACAGTGGATATGGCTATTGATTGCCTTCGCGGTGTGCTCTGCGGTGATCTTCGGAGCAGGGTTTGCACTGGGGCAGATTCTCTCCCCAGGCACGCGCTACCCTGTCGGCAACACTCCGGTGGAGCAACAAGACAACTTCCGCGTATTCTGGGAAGCCTGGCATATCGTAGAAAGCGATTTCTACGCCCGCGAGTCCTTGGACTACAAGAATATGACCTACGGGGCCATCGAGGGGATGTTGAAATCCCTCGGCGACCCGTTCACCACCTTCGTGGAGCCGACACAACACCGGCTGGAGCAGGATGCCTACCAGGGCAAATTCGGTGGCATTGGCGCGCTCATGGGCACCGACGAAGATGGCCGGATCATCATCTCCTCGTTGCTGGAGGGCGCGCCGGCGGAGCGGGCGGGGCTGAGGGCCGGAGATGTGGTGTTGGCTGTGGATGATACGGATATTGCTGGCTACTCCATAGAGGAAGCGGTGATCCTCGTCCGTGGCCCTGTGGGGACAACCGTGCGCCTGCGTATCGAGCGGCCTGGCGAGCCAGAACCCCTGGTGTTCGAAATCGTGCGCCAGGAAATAGACCTGCCCACTGTCAACTGGCGCGTGCTCGAAGACGGCATCGGCTATATCCAGATCACGATGTTCAGCGATGCCACGCCACGGGAGTTACGGCGTGCGCTGGAGAGTCTCCAGGGCGAAGATGCGTCGTCCGTTGTCCTGGACTTGCGCGGCAACCCCGGCGGGCTGGTCAACTCTGCTGTGGCGGTAACGGGAGAATTCCTGCGCGGCGGGCTGGTGCTGCGGGAGCGGACTTCCTCGGACGAGGAGACGCGGTATTCAGCCCCTCTGGATGGGAAGGCAGTGGACTGGCCCCTGGTGGTACTGGTGGACGGTGGGACTGCCAGCGCTGCCGAGATCGTTGCCGGGGCCATCCAGGATTATCATCGCGCCCTGCTGGTTGGGCAGAGGACCTTCGGCAAAGGTTCAGTGCAAAGCATCCACGAACTGAGTGATGGTTCCAGTGTGCACGTTACCATCGCCCGTTGGCTCACCCCAAACGGGCATGAGATCAATGGCCAGGGTCTGACCCCGGATGTGGTGGTCGAAACCAAGGCGGAGGACCTGGCGGCGGGTCGAGACCTACAATTGGAAGAGGCAATTTCTCTCCTGCGCACTCAAGGCGTTTCCTCAAGCAGCCGGCCTTTCTCCGATTGGGCAGAGTTTATTCCTGTGATGGTGGGTTCGTATGGATAG